The Salinicoccus sp. RF5 region CCGCTCTGCGATGCCGGGCGCTGTGATTAAAGCGATACTCTTTTTTTCCATGCAGCCACCTCCATTGCTGTCTGATTTCATGCTTTCCTTTCTTATAACCGTATTTAGAGGAAGATATGCCTGCAATATGCATGTTTTTATGCAACCTCAAGTTTGCCCTTGGAGTCACAGGGTAGCTTTAAACCAACATATGGAAGGGGATGAAAAGGATGATCAAGGCGCTGGTATTCGATGCATATGGGACACTGTATGATGTCCATTCAGTCAAGGAGGCATGCGATTCGCTATTTCCGGAGAAGGGAGAGGCAATCAGCGCGGAGTGGCGCAAGAAGCAGTTGGAGTACTTTTTCCAGAGGCAGATGATGGGGCGTTACAGGCCTTTTGATGAAGTGACTCGTGATGCGCTGCGATATGCCTGCAAGGCGGAAGGCGCAAAACTTACAAAGGAAAACGAAGATATGCTGATGGAGGCCTACCTGGCGCTTGAGTTGTTCGAAGAGGTAAGGGATGTACTCGGGAAGCTCTCCGACAAGCAACGCGTCGTATTCTCGAATGGTTCGGAAAATATGATTGGCCCGCTCGTCAATGGCCCCGACATTGCTGGTGACATCGACATGGTCATCAGTGCAGATGAAATCAAGCAGTATAAGCCGGCTGCGGCCGCCTACGCCCATGCACTGGACAGACTGGGAATTGAAAGGGATGAGGTGCTCTTCATGTCCTCGAATTCCTGGGATATCATGGGGGCGGCAAGTTTCGGTTTCCATACAGCCTGGATCAACCGGGGAGGTGCACAGCCTGAAACACTGGATATCCAGCCTGATAGGGCGTATACGGATTTGAATGGCATACTCGAGTGGATGTAGTTGTGGAAGGGCAGCCATGGCTGCCCTTTTTAATGAATTTCGGACATTCCGG contains the following coding sequences:
- a CDS encoding haloacid dehalogenase type II is translated as MKRMIKALVFDAYGTLYDVHSVKEACDSLFPEKGEAISAEWRKKQLEYFFQRQMMGRYRPFDEVTRDALRYACKAEGAKLTKENEDMLMEAYLALELFEEVRDVLGKLSDKQRVVFSNGSENMIGPLVNGPDIAGDIDMVISADEIKQYKPAAAAYAHALDRLGIERDEVLFMSSNSWDIMGAASFGFHTAWINRGGAQPETLDIQPDRAYTDLNGILEWM